In Candidatus Stygibacter australis, the sequence TTGTTGATGAATCTAATAAATTCCACGGAGCTGTTCATATTATGAAAGACATAACTGAACTGATGCAATCTCGAATACTATTGGAGACTTTATATAATATCTCTACTACTGTACGCAGTTCAGAAAATCTGCCAGATCTTTATAAAAAAATCAAACAATACCTAATTAAAATTATTAACATTTCAAATATCCATGTTGCCCTTTATAATGAGGAAAAGGATCAACTAACATTTCCATTTGAAAGAGATATTGATCAAAATCATCCATTAGTCAGCCAGAATTCTCTCTCTTCTTTTGTTTTGAAAAAAGGAAAACCAATACTTTTTAAAGGTCAGGACATTCGAAATATGGCAGCAGAAAATATTATTGATGTTTTTGAGCCGATTCCACTCGTTTGGCTGGGAGCTCCTTTGAAAACTAATAAAAAGACTATTGGGGTGATATATTTTCAAAGTATGGATGATCCCAATGCTGGATCAGAAAAAGACCTGGATCTGATCAGCTTTGTGTCTAATGAAATAGCTCAAGCTATTGAACGTAAACAATTTGAAGATAACCTGCAGACAGCCTTGGAAGACTTAAGAATCCTGCATCGAGATTTGGAGAAAAAAGTTGAAATAGCAGTCAATAATCTCCGAGAAAAAGATCATATAATTATGGAGCAGTCCCACCAGGCATCAATTGGAGAAATGATCTCCAGTATTGCCCATCACTGGAGACAGCCATTAAATGCTATCGGTGTAACCGTTCAGTCCTTAAGTGAAGCATATGAATTTGATGAATTAACAGAAGACTTTTTAAATGAAAAAATCACTTTCTCTATGAAATTGCTTAAAAATCTCTCTCAATCAATTGATGATTTTAGATTTTTATATCAATCTGGAAAGGAGATCTGTGATTTTGACCTTAAGAAATATCTTCTTAAAACAATAGACTTAATGAAAGATAAATTTACCAACAGCAAAATAAATCTCCAGTTAGAGCTTTCAGATAGTTATATCATAACTGGCTACCCATCGGATTTTTCTCAGGCGATCTTAAATGTACTTAATAATGCCTATGAGATACTGATCAGTCGGCAGATTGAAGAGCCTAAGGTCTGGGTAAAATTTATAATTGAAAATGACAAGGCAGTGATTTCAATCCGAGATAACGGTGGTGGCATTGATGTGAGTGTAAAAGATAAATTATTTGTACTGTATTCAAGCACAAAAAGTAATTTAAATAATACTGGTATTGGTCTTTATATGACAAAAGTGATGATCGAAAATAATATGAAGGGAACCATAGAAGTAATAAATCATCAAGATGGAGCTGA encodes:
- a CDS encoding response regulator, with the protein product MLCKKNINVLLLEDNPSDAKLLERALYKRWQNINFLRVFTAEDMHRALSEQEWDIIISDYHMPQFTGLDALDILQESKQDIPFIMVSGKMGEDVAVYVMRAGAQDYILKDKLDRLIPAIERELSEWETRKLNKETKEELRISETAWAKTFSSIADSIMLVNSEGLIKQINTASLDTFNMPESEIIGRFCYDVLELPDKDDCPFRKTKETLKRVQTQISFNNKWYGITLDPIVDESNKFHGAVHIMKDITELMQSRILLETLYNISTTVRSSENLPDLYKKIKQYLIKIINISNIHVALYNEEKDQLTFPFERDIDQNHPLVSQNSLSSFVLKKGKPILFKGQDIRNMAAENIIDVFEPIPLVWLGAPLKTNKKTIGVIYFQSMDDPNAGSEKDLDLISFVSNEIAQAIERKQFEDNLQTALEDLRILHRDLEKKVEIAVNNLREKDHIIMEQSHQASIGEMISSIAHHWRQPLNAIGVTVQSLSEAYEFDELTEDFLNEKITFSMKLLKNLSQSIDDFRFLYQSGKEICDFDLKKYLLKTIDLMKDKFTNSKINLQLELSDSYIITGYPSDFSQAILNVLNNAYEILISRQIEEPKVWVKFIIENDKAVISIRDNGGGIDVSVKDKLFVLYSSTKSNLNNTGIGLYMTKVMIENNMKGTIEVINHQDGAEFIFVI